TGTCTCAGCTGCGGCCAGACCAACAAGCTCGGTGCCACCGAATGCAAACGCTGCATTGACAAAAACGCTGCAGAGCCCTTTAAAGCCATTATTGAAAGCACCTGGATCGTGCCAGTACTTTCCACCTATATAGTTCCCGTCAGGGCCGCCTCCACAGTCAAGGATGATGCCAAGGATACTTTCGGCTAGTCAGTGATGTACGGTGTCTGATGCACGAGCTGGGGAAGTCCTACATGAAGCCAACCACAGCTATGACCTTGATAAGGGAGAACAAGAACTCGGCCTCGCCATATCCCTTCACCCCAAACAAGTTGATCGAGACAATTAGTACCCAGAATACAGCTGCCCACACCGCGTTGGGAACGCCAGGGTTCCAAAAGTCGACGGTAAGAGACGCGGCGACGATTTCCAGTGGCAGAGTTATAAGCCACTGGAGTGCGTAGTTCCACCCCATGGCAAAGCCCCAGGCTGGGTCAATGAAACGCGTAGCGTAGTGTGCAAAGGATCCTGCAACTGGAAATAGAACAGCCATTTCCCCGAGGGCATGCACCATGCAATATATCATGCAGCCTATCAGGGAGTATGCAATGAGGACAGATGCTGGGCCGCCTGCTGCCAAAACTGCTCCCGAACCAACAAACAATCCGGTACCTTGATATATTAGACACCTTCGCAACAGTATTTTGGGACTATTGCTTACCGATAGACCCGCCAATTGCAATCATCTGAAGGTGTCGGCTCTTCAGGCGACGATGTAATGGAGAAGTGGCCACATTGCGTGCTCCAGCTTCGATATCGTTGTCTGGCGAAGAATTATTTGCTGGCGGACAACTGTTGTCTTTCTTGAAGCTCCGAACAATGTTTCTCCGGATACCTTCGTTGCGCGGTATTGCAACGTCCTCGACATGGTTGTGGGACAGGTCTAAAGTGGATGGAGTAGACTTCGCCATTTCGCCTTATCTTAACTTTGTGAAGATAGCAAAACGTTAAAAGAAGAGGCATTATCGGTCATTGGAAAGTTCCAATGATATGTAAAGATATATACAGTGAGGTTGTGTAGTCAGTCGTCAACAACGGCCCCAGATTCATGCTCGACTTTGAGCACAGAGGTCGGGATACATTACCGCATTGAGAATTTGTTAGAGTGAAGCGGATAAACCAAGTTCAGCTTACATGTATTCTTTCAAGTCGGAAACTTAAGGAACTTTATTACGTGTGTACCAACCTAGGCGGCTAGTGACGAGAGGCTGAATggtttggccatggcctgcAATGGCGGCAAGGGGAGCGTCTAGCACTTCCGTATACGAAGTTTCACTCCTCGGCAGCAATTTGCGATCTTTCTGCGGCTGTTCATGTTTTAAAAGGTTTGTTTCCTATTTAATAACAGCGTTGTTCCATTCCTCTGGAAAAAAACAAGGGAATCTCGGGTAGTTCATACTCTGCCCGAAGAGCAAAATATGGCGTAACTCGCTCGCTCGTAAAAGCATCTCCTTCATTGAATAGTTATATCATACGCAAATGACATAAGGTGTGATTTTTGGGTTTCAGGGCTTCTCATCTACGTAAGAGAGGGTGGTTGGAGGGTGCCAGAGGACCGGCGCTTGGGAAGGTTTGCGTGAGGTATATTGAATCGAACTGGTTCATAACAGACAAGGGACATCGCTAATAGTGTCACTTTAAGTGTCGTCTATTACATTATTAGATGATCATTTTAGTGTGAAAGTCACTTTGTTTCAAAGAGTTGGCGTTGCCCGGATCATGCTCTAGTGGGCACAACTCTGCCTTTGCCAGCCCAGGCTCACCTGGTTTAGATGCCGATGCTTCCCATTGTCTTGGCCAGCTGAGCAGCAATACGGTGTGAGAAACGGCACTAGTTAAgcccaaaacgccaaagcCCATATTAAGCTTGACGCGGGAATGGCAAACCAACAGCTGGAGCAGAAGCGAGGAGTGGAGTCAACGGGTATCGGTATACATGGCCACATTCGGCAAAGACTGTGCTGGGATCTCCAGAATCTCTCGCTCTCACTCCCCAAGATAGTCTCATGTTGTCACAAAAAAGTGGCGTACGGGTGTGAAAAGCGTACCAAAAAGGGCCTGGATATCCCGACAAAAGCCACCTCAACCCACTAAATGTCCTTGTCGACCTTCGGCTAAAGATATCATTGCTTGTCGCCTACATGCTTATCGTTGACTCGGCTCCAACTTATTATGTAACTGGTGTACGGCGCTTGGAACATTGGGAGGGCTCAGCCGTTTCTGGTATTGTGTACCGAGCGTATGATGACTACTCATTTTGACCGTTTGTCTGTGGTCGTTCGGACGCTAAGTTGCGTCTTAGCTCTTTATGCCCCTCCGTCAGCGAATACATAAGAGGACGAAACAACCCTTAGTTATGAGCTAGGGGCATTTCTCAACGTTCTTCAATACACTCGCATCCATCTCTTCCCCGCAGCCACTCTCACATACACAGCTATTGGCTATAACGACTATCACCATGGACATGAAACGCATCAGGTCTCAATTTCCGGCTCTCAGCCAGGACCAAATCTTCATGGACAACGCTGCCGGAGCCCAGGTGGTCAAGACGTGCATTGAATCCATTCATGAGTATTTCATGAACATGAACGTCCAACCAGCTTCGCCATATCCTCTGTCTGAGCAGGCCACCGCCAGGTTGAATGCGGGTTACGAGGCTGGTGCGGAGTACATCAATGCTTCAGTCGACGAAGTCGTCTTCGGGTCTGCGACTACTCAACTCGTCCGCAACGTGAGCACAGCTCTCGTGGTCAAACCCGGCGACGAAATCGTTCTGAGCAGTCTCGATCACGAAGCTCATTTAGCTGCCTGGGTGCAAGTAGCGAAATGGAAAAATCTCAAGATCAAATGGTGGATTCCCTCCAAGAACACTCAGACCAACCCAAAGCTGGAAGCGGATGACCTGATCTCCCAGGCTCTCGTGACTGAAAACACTCGACTCGTCTGCTTCACGCATACCAGCAACGTGCTTGGATCCATCACAGACGTATCAGCTATATGTAAAGCGATCAAAGGCATCAACCCCAAGACGCTGGTTAGTGTGGACGGTGTGGCGTACGCTCCGCATGCGCCTATTGACGTCCAGGCGTTTGGTGTGGACTTTTACTTCTTCAGCTGGTATAAGGTCTATGGCCCgcacatggccatggccttcATCAAAAAGTCGGCTCAGGGCGAACTGGAAAGCCTGGGTCATTTTTTCCTACCTAAATCTGGCGCGTACAATCTTCTGAACCTGGCTGGTGGAAACTACGAACTGATTCAAAGCATCCCCCCCATCGTGACCTATCTGCGCAGTGTTGGTTGGGATTGGATCAAGCAACAGGAAGGTGCTCTGCAGGAAGAGCTGCTGCGTTTCGTTCGTTCCCGACCCGAAATCCAACTGTATGGTGAGCCCCGGGGTGATCGAAATCTAAGGGTTCCTGTTGTCAGTTTCACCGTGTTGGGGCGCACTCCTACCGAGGTGGTTCAAGAGATATATGAGACTTCCAAATGCAGGCCTGTAGCCGACAAAAGCTTCTATGCTGAGAGATTGTTCAACAATGttcttggtgctgatgcGAAGAATGGTGTGATCCGATGCTCATTCCTTCACTACAATACGGTTGAGGAAGTTAGAGAACTCGTTAAAGCTTTGGAGGCCATCTTGAACAAGTCTAAAATTTGAGATCCCCACAGCTTGTTTCATAAGGGAACACCGCGATCAACGATTTCTTAGAATATGATTTCCCATGGACTTAGCCCATGGCGGGAGCTGCAACACTGTGCTTCTACATGAAGTTTAGGTAGAAAGATTCGCTTTTCTGAATCAGCGTGGCTCACAAACTGCCACTGGACATCACTTTGTATCGCAGTATATCGTATATCGTATTACTCACTGGCAAAGTTTCCACGTGGGCACTTTATATTCGTATGTCAATATTGTTCATTGTGCACGCGCTGTACAGCCTCTATTAGCTAGTGCATTGTATGAGTATCGACTGAAGCTCGTCCAAATTACGGTTATCCTTGCGTCATCTATCTCatgccaaggaagaaagcTATACCGCAAATTTGAGGCAAATCTTGAGCTCGTGAGCATGTAGTTGTATGGCGGCTTACCCTGATCAACGAAATATCTGACAACTATTGATATGGATTGGCCCAAAAGAGGGGACAGCAAGCATAATAGACTTCGAAAACATGATTTCCGGCTTGTAACCTCTGATGGGACGAAACCACGGCGCCAACGATGCATTGACGAGGAGTGCAGGAGACACATAATCTTCGTTCTGGGCCAACATGCCCAATGGGGTGTCAGAATCATCATCTACGGCAAACATGGATGTTATTTGAGACGAAAGAATTACGTATTACGGTGAAATGTAAGCACGCCGTGCCGGAGATGACAATAAACTACTTTATGCACCTTTATAATGTAGAGGCTAACAATGCGGACAATGTCGGCTACGCAATGACAGCTAAGGCGGAGGTTGAGTGGAGGTTATGAACAAGGGTCACGTTACCCCTGTGTGAAGAGAATTGTATGATTGGCGGCATATGCACGGAATCGGGATACCAGACAGCTTTTATGAATTCCCCGCATATCAATTCACACAAGCATCGTGGAGTAGGCATCGCGGAAAGAAATGTATTTCCCAATTCGGCAAATTATGCCGAGTTCGCAGTGGGTTTTGCGACTCTTGCGCCCCATCATTGATCACAAACATCTTCAATGGGGGTCACGTGCCACCTTGTCGACCTCGCTCTACTCTGCGTCTCCTGCCAGACTCTCACCAACCTGCACAACAGGCATTTGGGACATACATACTTTCATGTCTCCATAACGAAACCCCCAAACATGGATGACATGCCGAGACCTCGGAAGAAGCAGCGTCGCTTTGGCGTACGGACCAAGACGTTTTCTGGCTGCATGACCTGCAGATCCAGGCACGTAAAGTGTGATGAACAGCGGCCCTCATGTCAACGATGCTTGAATTCGCGGATTCAGTGTTCCGGGTATCCGGGTTACCGCGCCAGACTGTTGTGGAGGTCTCTTACCCTTTCCGACTTTGAAGGATCGCCGTGTTTGCCCGAAACAAACGATGCCCAGCCAGAACATGGTGTGACCGGAAGAGAGCACTTAGACTCCGCGTCCATTGACGTTCAACCACCATCGTCAGAGCAAAGCTATAGGTCGCGGTCATTTTCCAGAACTTCTGGCTCACCTAGCCTCGGCATATCAAGTCAACAAGTCGATACGAGCGTTTTGTCTCGTGGACAACAGAGCGATTCACCCTCTCGTCTCCCTTCGCCATCACTCTCTCCTGGGCCCCCCTTAGGACCAGCAACAGGATCCCAAGGTGTGCTGAGGCCAATTGAGTCTGGTTGCGCGGATAGTCCGTCCCAGAGTGTTGCAAGCTGCCGCACACAGGGCCCTTCTCCCTCATCCGCCTCCTCACCTGTCTACGCTGGCCACGGAAGTGTAGATCGGCGGACTGTTCATACCCCACGGCACATCGATTTGCTGTCTAGCttgcatcatcaacgccaatTGATCGAGCACTGGGTTGACCATTTGAGCGATGCTTTGATGCCTATTCCCGGACCTTCAAATCCCCTGAAGAGCATTTTTGTGCCGATAGCCAACGCAGGTGCGCTATGTCCTGCAACGGAATCCTCGGGGTCTGTTGCTCTCTTCTACCTCATATGCTCAGCTGCTGCTTTCCACATCTCGGCCAATTCAGAGGATGTGAGACGACAGTCTGACTTCATGACACTGGCCCTGTCCCATCATAACCAGGGCATTCACCATCTGCAGCATAACTTGTCAAGGGATGACCCATGCCAACGAGAGTCTGTATTGGCATCGCTGCTCATGTGCCTGACTTACGAGCCAGTCACAGTTGGGCCAGACTTTTGGCAGAATCACCTACGAGGAGCCGCACGATGGCTCCAGAAAAGTTCAGTTGAAGATTTGACGCAGACTGAAACAGCAACTATCCTATATCAGACTCTAACAGGCACAGCAATGTTCCTTCGATCACAGATTCTCCTACCGGAGCTTTCACATAACGAAAGTCTCTGTTTTGACCTTAGGGCAATGCCAGGGACATATTATCTGTATCACATCTTCGGACTCTGCAGAGAGACCCTAGAATTGATTAGTGATGAAATCATGACCGCAGTGCGACTTCGCAATGGCCAAGGAAGAGAACCATCACAATCTGTTGGGGATTCAGCTTCAGATTTTGACCGAATGGAGATGCAGCTGTACCTTGCCATGCCGCGTGACTTGAGGGGCATCAGTGAGACACATACGGGAGGCGATTTGGCCCGTGAATATTCTTGGATTTTCTATTACGCTTCCATAATCTACTTCAAGCGCACTGTTAGGAACACGCCACCAGAGGAGGTACAATCACTGGTTGAACAATCATTAACCCACATTGAGTCCCTACGGCATTGTACTTCGCGTCCATTCTCCCCCTTTGTTTGGCCCGTCGCAATTGCGTTCTTGGAGGCCCAACATGACGCGCTGCAAAGGAGGGCATTACTTTGGCTCGATTTCATCATCGCACGGTCCACGCTCTCGGCATGGCGAAGGGCGAAGCCTCTCATTTGTTCGTTCTGGGCGGAACGGAAGATTCCTGGTAAAGGAAACATGCAATGGGAAACGTTCCTAAGCgatccatcaaatccaagTATTATGATGGTCTGAGGTCTTGACGTATAAGATGTGAGCAGCTCACCATACTTCCGAGTGCCGCGGACTAGTCATTAGATGACGCAAGGTGCTGAGTTTGTCCATATGGAAAATATAGGTAAAGAAATCTGTGCCATTGAGAAACACAAAATTGCATGAAAGTTGAACTTATTTGCCGAGAGGTTACATCTCTAAAGCTGACAGCTCAAAGACACTAGTTTGGTTTCCCTGTCTGCAAACTGTCACCGCTGTGTCAAGATGCCTCTGTCAAGATGCAAATGCATCCTTAATGTG
The genomic region above belongs to Pochonia chlamydosporia 170 chromosome 2, whole genome shotgun sequence and contains:
- a CDS encoding cysteine desulfurase (similar to Exophiala dermatitidis NIH/UT8656 XP_009156866.1) encodes the protein MDMKRIRSQFPALSQDQIFMDNAAGAQVVKTCIESIHEYFMNMNVQPASPYPLSEQATARLNAGYEAGAEYINASVDEVVFGSATTQLVRNVSTALVVKPGDEIVLSSLDHEAHLAAWVQVAKWKNLKIKWWIPSKNTQTNPKLEADDLISQALVTENTRLVCFTHTSNVLGSITDVSAICKAIKGINPKTLVSVDGVAYAPHAPIDVQAFGVDFYFFSWYKVYGPHMAMAFIKKSAQGELESLGHFFLPKSGAYNLLNLAGGNYELIQSIPPIVTYLRSVGWDWIKQQEGALQEELLRFVRSRPEIQLYGEPRGDRNLRVPVVSFTVLGRTPTEVVQEIYETSKCRPVADKSFYAERLFNNVLGADAKNGVIRCSFLHYNTVEEVRELVKALEAILNKSKI
- a CDS encoding fungal specific transcription factor domain-containing protein, which codes for MDDMPRPRKKQRRFGVRTKTFSGCMTCRSRHVKCDEQRPSCQRCLNSRIQCSGYPGYRARLLWRSLTLSDFEGSPCLPETNDAQPEHGVTGREHLDSASIDVQPPSSEQSYRSRSFSRTSGSPSLGISSQQVDTSVLSRGQQSDSPSRLPSPSLSPGPPLGPATGSQGVLRPIESGCADSPSQSVASCRTQGPSPSSASSPVYAGHGSVDRRTVHTPRHIDLLSSLHHQRQLIEHWVDHLSDALMPIPGPSNPLKSIFVPIANAGALCPATESSGSVALFYLICSAAAFHISANSEDVRRQSDFMTLALSHHNQGIHHLQHNLSRDDPCQRESVLASLLMCLTYEPVTVGPDFWQNHLRGAARWLQKSSVEDLTQTETATILYQTLTGTAMFLRSQILLPELSHNESLCFDLRAMPGTYYLYHIFGLCRETLELISDEIMTAVRLRNGQGREPSQSVGDSASDFDRMEMQLYLAMPRDLRGISETHTGGDLAREYSWIFYYASIIYFKRTVRNTPPEEVQSLVEQSLTHIESLRHCTSRPFSPFVWPVAIAFLEAQHDALQRRALLWLDFIIARSTLSAWRRAKPLICSFWAERKIPGKGNMQWETFLSDPSNPSIMMV